In Nitrospira sp., a single genomic region encodes these proteins:
- a CDS encoding SUMF1/EgtB/PvdO family nonheme iron enzyme, with protein MRITAAVTLTVVLSIALTAVAVQADEAAAPKSEGAQAPAPPKPKPPEGEAKQPAVKPAAPAETNGKEATPSKPEAKPEANQTKPEPSPAKPESTPGPAQTPTPAPTAPPPAKPKATEGEPKPPTKATAPANGSPPSASKPAPAPPLQAEMTGKDGAPMVLIPAGEFAMGSDKGDVDEQPIHRVFIDSFYIDKFEVTNGRFAKFVEAIQIEPPWGFKDKETPVVHIDQPVRWVNWMDAMGYCLWAGKRLPTEAEWEKAARGTDGRMYPWGNETPTPAHAVFGLKEGADTVSAIGNRDKGKSPYGVHDMAGNLYEWTIDWYDEQFYSSKNPAINPRGPAEGAAKVQRGGSYTNAPYRLRSTFRTKGDPTEHDPNVGFRCAQDVPAQP; from the coding sequence ATGAGAATAACGGCGGCCGTCACGCTGACGGTGGTGCTCTCAATCGCCTTGACGGCTGTGGCGGTACAAGCCGACGAGGCCGCGGCTCCAAAATCAGAAGGAGCTCAAGCGCCTGCTCCGCCAAAACCCAAACCGCCGGAGGGCGAAGCCAAGCAGCCTGCCGTGAAACCGGCTGCTCCCGCCGAGACGAACGGAAAAGAAGCGACTCCTTCAAAGCCGGAAGCAAAGCCGGAAGCGAACCAGACAAAGCCGGAACCGAGTCCGGCGAAGCCCGAATCCACACCGGGTCCTGCACAGACGCCTACGCCGGCACCGACAGCTCCACCCCCGGCGAAACCGAAGGCTACGGAAGGCGAGCCCAAGCCGCCGACTAAGGCTACAGCACCAGCCAACGGATCCCCGCCGTCCGCGTCCAAACCCGCTCCCGCACCGCCGCTCCAGGCTGAGATGACGGGAAAGGACGGAGCACCGATGGTCTTGATCCCGGCCGGCGAGTTCGCGATGGGGAGCGACAAGGGAGACGTCGACGAGCAACCGATCCATCGGGTCTTCATCGACAGTTTTTATATCGACAAGTTCGAGGTCACCAACGGGCGCTTTGCCAAGTTCGTCGAAGCCATTCAGATCGAGCCGCCGTGGGGATTCAAAGACAAGGAAACGCCTGTCGTGCATATCGATCAACCGGTCCGGTGGGTCAACTGGATGGATGCGATGGGCTACTGTCTCTGGGCCGGCAAACGGTTGCCGACTGAAGCGGAATGGGAGAAAGCCGCCCGTGGGACCGACGGCCGTATGTATCCCTGGGGCAACGAGACGCCGACCCCGGCCCATGCCGTCTTCGGATTGAAGGAAGGAGCCGACACGGTCTCGGCGATCGGCAACAGGGACAAGGGGAAGAGCCCCTACGGAGTCCACGACATGGCGGGAAATCTCTACGAATGGACGATCGATTGGTACGACGAGCAGTTCTACTCCTCCAAGAATCCAGCCATCAACCCGCGCGGCCCGGCGGAAGGCGCGGCCAAAGTGCAACGCGGAGGATCCTACACCAATGCCCCCTATCGGCTGAGGTCAACGTTCCGCACGAAGGGAGATCCGACGGAACATGATCCCAACGTCGGCTTCCGCTGCGCGCAAGACGTTCCCGCTCAGCCCTAG
- a CDS encoding polyphosphate kinase 2 family protein — MKLHRVKAASRLDLNACDPDDTGPYKKHDDDKAAAKAETRQLIRRLSRLQERLYANRKRALLIILQGMDTSGKDGTIRSVMSGVNPQGCKVVSFKSPSSKELAHDFLWRVHQEVPAKGCIGIFNRSHYEDVLITRVHGLVSEREVKRRFTQIQEFEYLLSDNGTTILKFFLHISKDEQKKRLEARIRNPEKRWKWDSGDIEERKLWSDYMKAFEDVMSATSTDHAPWYIVPANRKWYRNLAVADRVVRAVEDMKLGTPPAATDVDWNRLRIV, encoded by the coding sequence ATGAAGCTCCATCGCGTCAAGGCCGCCTCCCGTTTGGATTTGAACGCTTGTGACCCCGACGATACGGGACCTTACAAGAAACATGACGACGACAAGGCCGCTGCCAAGGCGGAGACGCGACAGCTGATTCGAAGGCTCAGTCGGCTGCAGGAACGACTCTATGCGAATAGGAAGCGCGCACTCCTGATCATCCTCCAGGGCATGGACACCAGCGGAAAGGACGGCACGATCCGGAGCGTGATGTCCGGTGTGAACCCGCAAGGCTGCAAGGTCGTGTCCTTCAAGTCCCCCTCTTCCAAAGAGCTCGCCCATGATTTCCTGTGGCGCGTGCACCAGGAGGTGCCGGCGAAAGGCTGCATCGGGATCTTCAACCGGTCCCATTACGAGGACGTCCTGATCACACGCGTGCACGGTCTGGTGTCCGAACGGGAGGTCAAGCGGCGGTTCACGCAGATTCAAGAGTTTGAATATCTGCTGAGCGACAACGGCACGACCATCCTGAAATTCTTCCTCCACATTTCGAAGGACGAACAGAAAAAGCGGCTGGAGGCGAGGATTCGAAACCCGGAGAAGCGGTGGAAGTGGGACTCGGGCGACATCGAGGAGCGCAAACTCTGGAGCGACTATATGAAAGCGTTCGAGGACGTGATGTCCGCCACGAGCACGGACCACGCGCCCTGGTACATCGTGCCGGCGAACCGGAAATGGTACCGGAATCTGGCGGTCGCCGACCGCGTCGTCCGGGCGGTGGAGGACATGAAGCTCGGAACTCCGCCGGCTGCAACTGATGTGGACTGGAACCGGTTGAGGATTGTCTAA